Within the Saccharopolyspora gloriosae genome, the region TTCGGGTGCCTACATGGACGGCATGATCCACAACCTCTACGCCGCCGACGTGTGGGGCGCGGAGCTGAAAACGCTGCTGAGCGGGATGATGATCGCCGTCGTCTGCAGCTACAAGGGGCTCAACGCCGGCGGCGGTCCGGAGGGCGTCGGGCGTGCCGTCAATCAGGCGGTCGTCATCTCGTTCGCGCTGGTGTGGGTGTTCAACTTCTTCTTCAACGCCATTGCTCAGGGGCTGAACCCCAACCTGATGATGCTGAGATAAGGAATCCCGGATGGCCATCCAAAGCGCGCAGCCGGCCCCGCGCAACGTTCTGCGCTGGCGCGGGTCGGAACAACAGCGGAAACGTCCGCCCATCTTGTTCTTCACGACGTTCACCACGGTCGGGAACATCGCCTCGTTCAGCGCCCGGGTACTGGTGGAGATGCCACTCGCGATCGGGCTCTACCTGTCCGAGGTGATTCGTCAGTCGGCGATTCTCATCCGGTCGAGCAGCCTGGTCATCTGGTTCATGGCATTCGCGATCGGCGGGGAGACCGGACTGCAGGGCAGTTACATCCTCGACCAGTTCGGCGCGTCGGACTACGTCGGGGTCTTCAACGCCATCGGCGATT harbors:
- a CDS encoding ABC transporter permease — translated: MDGMIHNLYAADVWGAELKTLLSGMMIAVVCSYKGLNAGGGPEGVGRAVNQAVVISFALVWVFNFFFNAIAQGLNPNLMMLR